ATAACatgagaaaaagtgaaaaatctttttaaaattaCTTTTAACTTGATTACTGGGGTGGAAGTACCGATTATGACAATGCATGTGATCTGAGAATTTGAGGgattattttgaatttaaagctgatttgattaaaaaattGTGACAGGATAAAACCCTAATTAAGTTTCATTATCTGGGTAAAAACTTATAATTAGTAATAATATAACAGGCTATAATTAGGTTATAATTTACATGATGTTACTTTCTCTCAAACACGGTGGACGGCTGaattgtgtgctgctgtttttatcagAATCATATTTTCTGAGATAATTGCTGCCGTCATGTAACAACACGAGTGTCGTTTCTCTGTAGATTCAATGAggagacatttaaaatacactttgaTCTGCATCCTGGGGACGGCGGCAGTCTTCCTCATCTATCTCAGCTTTGATGGCTCATCGAGTATCTGGAGTCTTGGGTCTTTGTCACAGTATCATGTGGCCTATCCACGAAACTACAAATTCATCATGGACGACACACCAACGTGTAAGACCAGGTCTGCTTTCCTGCTCATGATTGTTCCGGTCGCGCCAAGTAATGTGGCGGCTCGGGACGCCATCCGAAAGACATGGGGAAATGAGAAAGTGGTTCAGGGTAAGGTGGTGGAGACGCTCTTCTTAGTGGGTCTGCCTGGAGGAGCTGATGCTGGGCCGCAGCAAGAGAAACTCAATCAGGAGAATGATCGGCACCACGACCTGATCCAGAGCAACTTTCAGGACAGCTACGGCAATCTGACCATCAAGACCATGGTCATGCTGGAGTGGCTCGCTGCTCACTGCACCAACGCTTCTTATGTCATGAAGACTGACTCGGATATGTTGGTCCATGTCCCCAACTTGGTCAAACTGTTGCTGGATCCCGGCACGGCCAAACAAAACTACATGTCAGGTTTGGTGTGGTGGCACAGCCCAGTTGTAAGGAACCCATTCAACAGGTTCTACCTACCGCCTGAAGTGATCGCTGAGTCGGAGTACCCCCCGTATCCTCTGGGCATGGCCTACGTCATGTCCCTGGATCTTCCCGGAAAGATTCTGCAAGTCTCTTCTCAGATTAAACCGGTCTACATTGAAGACGCCTACCTGGGGATGTGTCTGAAGCAGCTGGGCATTTCCCCCACCGACCCCCCGGAAAACACCATGTTTATCGTCGACCCCGGGCATCCTCTGAGCTACTGCAGCCTCTCAAAGGTCATCGCCGTGACAACGACGAGCATCACACAGATGACGGGTTACTGGGAGATGACCAAAGAGCCAGATGCTAAATGCTGATTCTCATCTCATGTTTGCTGAAACTGAATCttgtgggtggtggtggggcgACTCTATCACTTAAATTAGTTAgttcatgatttattttatcttttttaattaagtGGTGCAAACATCCCAGAGACGTTTTAGCCTCTTTACACTGACTCCATGTTTTAGCCTTTCTCAATCTCATGTATCGGATCCACACACCAGCTCCGCCGCTCCACCTCTACATCCTACAAAAGCATCTGTAATCAGGCTCCAAGGATCTGGAACAATGTGAACAACAACTTGAAtcttaattttcttttaattgtcATTTTGAACTTTTACAACTGCTGTCTTTTAAATCGACTGATTTTGTGATGTCTTCTAGTTGCCGCCTTGTGAGACACTTTGTTATATGGATTTTGAAAAGTtctctttaaataaagatgtttgcAACACCGAGGAACCTTCTCCCTTTGtttgacagaaaaatgtatgtgtgtatgtgataaAACACATATTCGGCATTGAAACCACTACGTTGTCTCTGGTCTGCAGGGATCAGAAAATCGTGTGGATCGTGGTTTAGACACTGTACCTAAAAACAGATGCTCTACATCAGAGTTTTCAAATTCAGActtgttgtagttgtagtttaAGAGCCCAAAATGACTTaaataacacacaaataaataaataaaataaatgaatatgatTTAGTAGTggatatttctgtatttcttcatCATTTGTTTATGGTTTCTacaattctgtttttattaatgtatatttttttgtctttaactaaattaaataaattaaatagttAAATTCCACCTCAGTGGTATCACGCTCTTGTAATGacttctgttgtgtttctgtccgGATCAATATTCTTCAGTATTTAAGTAAAGTGATGTAAAATGTTATTGGTTCAGTaagtagaatttagtgacatctagaggtgaagtttcatgttgcagctgaatactcctcatctcaccctcccctccccaacatgacagagaacctgtggtgaacttcaaagtttttagtttggacaacagtaaaaaacctgacggcctccacagagaggaccccctccatttaaatataaagcatttaaaaataaagaacccGCTCTATGGTAAAGACAGCAAAaggtttcaaaggttttatttgtcatctgcacaacagatacagcgtacatgttgacaatgaaaatcttaaatcccaggcaccgcaagcagctcaacatgcaagtgtcataaaataagagtaactaaaaatacaaataacatacactagtgcaaatgaaacaataagtacaaatgtcagtacgagtgcaaaaaaataaaacaaaacataataaaataataaaacattataaggcgctaaaatgaaatatatacatgtcaggatttagcagcagttatggggagaTATGGACAGATGTGAATTATTCCactcatatttttatattggttggaaatatgatgaatagaaatgataatgacagaatgagaattattgtaaactaaataaatataaatttttgCTTATGAATAATAGAATGTGTAACTAAATATGTTGTGTCAAACAGATGTAGTGAccttcacagagctcaggagttcagcagtcttacagcctgtgggatgaaactgtccctgagtcttgtggtcttggtccggatgcagttcatacaatttagttgaaacacaccagtgaaaacgtCACATCATTCCTTTCAGCTAattctcacacactgaacctttaagccgTTGACAGTGAAATATAACAGACGCTGTTGACAGGAAATAACATTTTACGGCCCACCGGTATTTTCTGTGGTTTGTAATTATTATATGACGGAGAAGTGGGGTTTCAACTTAAGGTGAAGAAGCTGCCGTCGTAACCTTTACAACAATTACtgacattaaatgaaaaaatatatattagcCAGCAGTTAAGTATACATGTCATTCATTTCTCCAATAACTCACCGTATTCATTGAACCTTCCCTCTTTAACTTAAAGGTAATGACATTTGCAATTTCCATAACTTGTATTACATCATTTACTAAAATAACTTACACCGTAACATTCTTTTGGTGAATCGTATCTTAATACAGGGTTTTTATTGATAACTGgctattttacttattttacatttatctattatttttcacactttttaaaaatgtaattttaaaccTATCAGTAAAATAAACTGTGATCAGATGAGGTAAcagatcgtgtgtgtgtttgagctctGCTATGTTTTTTCAGGGTGACAGAGAGGACAGCTGTCTGCAGGGGGCACATGACGGGTGAGAGGGGGATGGAAGTAACATTTAAAAGGTATTTGTGttgtaatttacttttttttttaaggtgtcAAATCTTACAGCATAACAATTATCACAAAATCATAAATATCTTTGTGTCTGATGggcacaga
This is a stretch of genomic DNA from Paralichthys olivaceus isolate ysfri-2021 chromosome 8, ASM2471397v2, whole genome shotgun sequence. It encodes these proteins:
- the LOC138411144 gene encoding beta-1,3-galactosyltransferase 2-like, producing MRRHLKYTLICILGTAAVFLIYLSFDGSSSIWSLGSLSQYHVAYPRNYKFIMDDTPTCKTRSAFLLMIVPVAPSNVAARDAIRKTWGNEKVVQGKVVETLFLVGLPGGADAGPQQEKLNQENDRHHDLIQSNFQDSYGNLTIKTMVMLEWLAAHCTNASYVMKTDSDMLVHVPNLVKLLLDPGTAKQNYMSGLVWWHSPVVRNPFNRFYLPPEVIAESEYPPYPLGMAYVMSLDLPGKILQVSSQIKPVYIEDAYLGMCLKQLGISPTDPPENTMFIVDPGHPLSYCSLSKVIAVTTTSITQMTGYWEMTKEPDAKC